A region of Saccharomyces kudriavzevii IFO 1802 strain IFO1802 genome assembly, chromosome: 14 DNA encodes the following proteins:
- the SKDI14G3770 gene encoding uncharacterized protein: MYFVNKETVLIDGWLVNQDLSCLIEPSTLVDEGIVTRQRFEELIDRGLKNWDLLFIPESDLYCEDSEELFQYITTESHIFYELSDGSIKNTDCTEKENLANEVLRRFSLVCHSATMADGRDVYIHQHTCTRNNVKKCLNTDLVLQSKYYTAIAFNDRSYFDLEGFLIDLESHEVCSLFSPDFQTRISAPIWLGLRSVSSASMFERVRTSSLNYWLTDCKTLFYFMHQDVYVNFYEKEPNRYVCQMCERENATNVALPVPVMLDGTRVVKFIVLSQKIQDHGPTLQDLKRPWEKESFSMDANLHRHYALMERNFFDPDEHVEVPDIIYVQAREIWQLPFKAKQDVLKPKLYHFGVQKHVQDVHSMLLKRMLQQGQWKIENIKNLMKYDSELKSLLGPVLPEYEKLHEERICAILKTGLGSFVERICNKVKNKDGVVLPNIKIIERFLVDIKERVVVSPKNTKYNFEDKIMSKYNLLDWNILILKQQPIEIFSSKLFDSVQADNVQGVDTKLNGRRYITLAFGKFGTVYLYEGKDTDQTYLMEPLSTDNVDSSKFQFYVSELNGLLDVSKHLLHFDSLLRTIYEFSFRNCAD, translated from the coding sequence CGAAGGAATTGTGACGCGGCAGCGGTTCGAGGAATTAATTGATCGtggtttgaaaaattgggaTCTTCTGTTTATTCCTGAATCTGATTTGTATTGTGAAGATTCTGAGGAGCTATTTCAATATATCACTACCGAATCACACATATTTTATGAATTATCCGACGGCTCAATCAAGAACACAGATTGTACTGAAAAGGAGAATCTAGCAAACGAAGTGTTGAGAAGATTTTCTCTAGTTTGCCATTCAGCCACTATGGCGGATGGTAGAGATGTCTACATACATCAGCATACGTGTACAAGGAATAATGTCAAGAAATGCTTGAATACTGACCTGGTGTTGCAAAGCAAGTACTACACCGCAATTGCCTTTAATGATAGATCTTACTTCGATCTTGAAGGATTTTTGATAGACCTAGAATCCCACGAAGTTTGCTCCCTTTTTAGTCCTGACTTTCAAACGAGAATATCTGCTCCGATATGGCTAGGTCTGCGAAGCGTGTCATCTGCTAGCATGTTCGAGAGAGTGCGGACTTCAAGTTTGAACTATTGGCTAACGGATTGCAAGACCCTCTTTTACTTTATGCATCAGGATGTATATGTCAATTTTTACGAAAAAGAGCCAAACCGTTATGTCTGCCAGATGTGTGAGAGAGAAAATGCTACCAATGTAGCTCTCCCAGTACCTGTCATGTTAGATGGTACCAGAGTCGTTAAATTTATTGTACTTTCGCAGAAAATCCAGGATCATGGTCCCACTTTACAGGATCTAAAACGGCCCTGGGAAAAGGAATCGTTTTCAATGGATGCCAACTTACATCGCCATTATGCCTTGATGGAAcgtaatttttttgatccCGATGAACATGTGGAAGTTCCTGATATTATATATGTCCAAGCTCGAGAAATTTGGCAACTTCCCTTCAAGGCCAAGCAAGATGTACTAAAGCCCAAACTCTATCACTTTGGAGTTCAAAAACATGTACAAGACGTTCATAGCATGTTGTTAAAAAGAATGCTTCAACAAGGTCAAtggaaaattgaaaacatcaaaaatttaATGAAATATGACTCGGAGTTAAAGAGCCTGCTTGGCCCCGTACTACCTGAATACGAGAAACTGCACGAAGAAAGAATCTGTgctattttgaaaacaggACTAGGTTCTTTCGTCGAGAGAATCTGCAATAAAgtgaaaaacaaagatggAGTTGTGCTACCGAATATCAAAATAATAGAAAGATTCTTAGTCGATATCAAGGAGCGTGTAGTGGTGAGCCCGAAGAACACCAAATACAACTTCGAGGACAAGATCATGTCCAAGTATAATCTTTTAGATTGGAACATATTAATTCTTAAACAGCAACcgattgaaattttttcgaGCAAATTGTTCGACTCTGTCCAAGCGGATAATGTACAGGGCGTTGATACTAAGCTGAATGGGAGACGATATATCACGCTGgcttttggaaaatttggaacGGTATATTTATACGAAGGGAAGGACACCGACCAAACATATTTAATGGAACCTCTAAGTACTGATAATGTCGATTCATCCaagtttcaattttacGTCTCGGAACTGAACGGATTATTAGATGTTTCAAAACACTTGTTGCATTTTGACTCATTGTTGAGGACGATATATGAATTTAGTTTTCGAAACTGCGCGGACTGA
- the HOL1 gene encoding Hol1p (similar to Saccharomyces cerevisiae HOL1 (YNR055C)), giving the protein MDKYTNRDHPDYIPGTFNIYSSQNLENGIIYESKLKKTTSGVVLIPQPSYSSNDPLNWSAWRKFAHFGLMAFITAFTAATSNDAGAAQDSLNEIYGISYDSMNTGAGVLFLGIGWSTLFLAPFANLYGRKITYIVCTTLGLFGALWFALAKRTSDTIWSQLFVGISESCAEAQVQLSLSDIFFQHQLGSVLTVYIMCTSIGTFLGPLIAGYISAFTNFRWVGWVAVIISGGLLVVIILGCEETYFDRGQYMTPLTSSQSGYEDGTTLQNSDNTVVSRKKHHLDAKLSTPGAMGEKGVSETAEFEVNNEEEATIPETRELIDGSKEPLKPYQKRIAIFTKATNLKGYGFKQYFKYLKINLRMFLFPPVWLSGMFWGIQDVFLTFYLTTQESAYYEPPWNYSDFGVAIMNVPTLIGAVIGCICAGIVSDYFVLWMARHNRGILEAEFRLYFSIATAVIGPAGLLMFGIGTARQWPWQAIYVGLGFVGFAWGCSGDIAMAYLMDCYPDMVLEGMVCTAIINNTISCIFTFTCSDWLAASGTENTYIALAVINFGITAFALPMYHYGKRIRIWTKQWYLESVNLRDGV; this is encoded by the coding sequence ATGGACAAGTATACCAACAGGGACCATCCTGACTACATTCCTGGCACATTTAACATTTATTCCtctcaaaatttggagAATGGTATTATATACGAAtcaaagttgaaaaaaaccaCTTCAGGAGTTGTTTTAATTCCTCAACCATCATACTCTTCGAATGATCCACTGAACTGGTCTGCTTGGAGAAAGTTTGCTCATTTCGGTTTAATGGCGTTTATAACTGCGTTTACAGCTGCTACAAGTAATGACGCAGGCGCCGCCCAGGATTCATTGAATGAAATTTACGGAATATCGTATGATTCTATGAACACAGGTGCCGGCGTTCTTTTCTTAGGTATTGGCTGGTCTACTCTGTTTTTAGCTCCGTTCGCTAACTTGTACGGGAGGAAGATTACTTACATTGTTTGCACCACATTGGGTCTTTTTGGTGCACTTTGGTTTGCCTTGGCTAAAAGAACCAGTGACACAATTTGGTCGCAATTATTCGTTGGGATTAGCGAGTCCTGTGCTGAAGCTCAAGTGCAGCTATCTCTGagtgacatttttttccagcaCCAATTGGGTTCTGTGTTAACTGTGTATATAATGTGCACCAGTATTGGTACGTTCTTGGGCCCCTTGATTGCTGGTTACATATCAGCCTTTACCAACTTCCGTTGGGTCGGCTGGGTTGCAGTGATCATATCTGGTGGACTCTTAGTCGTTATTATATTAGGGTGTGAAGAAACGTATTTTGATAGAGGCCAATACATGACTCCACTGACAAGCAGTCAATCTGGGTACGAAGACGGTACCACCTTGCAAAACTCAGACAATACTGTCGTATCACGAAAGAAGCACCACCTTGATGCTAAATTGTCGACTCCTGGGGCCATGGGTGAAAAGGGTGTATCAGAAACAGCTGAATTTGAAGTCAACAACGAAGAGGAGGCTACTATACCTGAGACCCGCGAATTGATTGATGGTTCCAAGGAGCCTTTGAAGCCTTACCAAAAAAGAATAGCCATATTTACCAAAGCGACAAATTTGAAAGGCTACGGTTTCAAACAGTACTTTAAATATTTAAAAATCAACCTTAGgatgtttttatttccGCCCGTGTGGTTATCTGGTATGTTTTGGGGTATTCAAGACGTTTTCCTGACGTTCTATTTGACCACTCAAGAGAGTGCCTACTATGAACCTCCATGGAACTACAGCGATTTCGGTGTTGCAATCATGAATGTTCCCACACTTATCGGAGCTGTTATTGGTTGTATTTGTGCTGGTATTGTTAGTGATTACTTTGTCCTTTGGATGGCACGCCACAACAGAGGTATTTTGGAGGCGGAATTTAGATTATACTTCTCGATTGCAACTGCAGTTATTGGACCTGCCGGTTTGCTGATGTTTGGTATCGGTACCGCCAGACAATGGCCTTGGCAAGCTATATATGTTGGCTTGGGTTTTGTTGGCTTCGCCTGGGGTTGTTCTGGTGATATCGCCATGGCGTACCTAATGGATTGCTACCCCGACATGGTTTTGGAAGGTATGGTCTGTACAGCTATCATCAACAACACCATATCTTGCATCTTCACTTTCACCTGTTCCGATTGGCTGGCTGCATCTGGTACCGAGAATACGTATATTGCCTTGGCCGTTATTAATTTTGGTATTACTGCATTTGCCTTGCCAATGTACCACTATGGTAAGAGAATAAGAATTTGGACTAAGCAATGGTACCTGGAATCTGTCAATCTGAGAGACGGTGTGTGa
- the BIO5 gene encoding Bio5p (similar to Saccharomyces cerevisiae BIO5 (YNR056C)), which produces MSSSERPEVKFDKHFNWWSLLGIAFSLSCSWVGISASMAVGIASGGPLLIIYGLIIAAFFSLMCGISLGDFASMLPNSCGGSFWVLKMLEQKSATLKTPDYEDTSDDDEEVFLENYCQTANVEVSSKVQRVSSMVVGLLNYFGAIFTTASICSSLSMSCIGIHKLLHPDYELKHWHIFVGYQCINAILTLFNIYSSPLPYISQFGLYTSLLSFAMTFIICIVSRSNNTIDAWPKASNIFGSFDNQTGWNSSGMAFVVGLVNPIWAFVGIDSATHMIDEVGYSKSRFLVPKVIITTIIVGFITSFIYCVGLFFCITDKTAVVESILPIVEIFYQATGNRNLSVFLQCMCITTGFVAGIASGTWQSRILQSFGKSYAPFYKEDSLGNKSLKRLAMLTPGFKSPLYAHFLSQICVTVIGCIFMGSSTAFNAIITACITLLLMSYAVPSFIFVFVVDKEKFIHRIGNDVSCISRPNRRRMSKIPHIICILWALFCLVFLSFPYTLPVTAGNMNYTSVVYAVVFCIITIVVFPTCL; this is translated from the coding sequence ATGTCAAGTTCAGAAAGACCAGAGGTCAAATTCGACAAGCATTTCAATTGGTGGTCCCTACTGGGTATCGCGTTCTCATTGAGCTGCTCATGGGTGGGTATCTCTGCATCAATGGCCGTTGGTATTGCCAGTGGGGGTCCACTGCTTATCATCTATGGATTGATAATTGCTGCATTTTTCAGTCTCATGTGCGGTATATCTCTGGGAGATTTTGCCTCCATGCTTCCCAATAGCTGTGGCGGTTCATTTTGGGTTCTCAAGATGCTGGAGCAAAAATCAGCAACTCTGAAAACTCCCGATTACGAAGACACTTCtgacgatgatgaggaAGTTTTCCTCGAAAACTATTGTCAGACTGCTAACGTGGAGGTTTCCTCCAAGGTTCAAAGGGTTTCTTCCATGGTTGTGGGGTTGCTGAACTATTTCGGCGCCATTTTCACCACCGCTAGTATTTGTTCATCCTTGTCGATGAGTTGCATTGGGATTCATAAGTTATTACATCCAGACTATGAATTAAAACATTGGCATATATTTGTTGGTTATCAGTGCATTAATGCCATCTTAACACTTTTCAACATTTATTCATCTCCATTACCTTATATCTCTCAATTTGGCCTTTATACGTCTCTTCTGTCTTTTGCCATGACTTTCATTATTTGTATTGTTTCGAGGTCAAACAACACTATAGACGCCTGGCCCAAAGCTTCGAATATATTCGGGAGCTTTGATAATCAAACAGGCTGGAACTCCTCGGGAATGGCATTTGTTGTCGGTTTGGTTAACCCTATATGGGCGTTTGTCGGAATTGATTCTGCTACGCACATGATTGATGAAGTCGGCTACAGTAAATCGCGTTTCCTAGTCCCAAAGGTTATTATTACCACCATCATCGTAGGGTTCATCACTAGTTTTATTTATTGCGTCggtttgtttttttgtattaCTGACAAAACGGCAGTTGTAGAATCTATTCTGCCTATTGTGGAAATATTCTACCAGGCCACAGGTAACAGAAACCTCAGTGTTTTCCTACAGTGCATGTGTATAACCACAGGTTTCGTTGCAGGTATCGCAAGCGGGACATGGCAAAGTCGAATTTTGCAATCATTTGGGAAAAGTTACGCACCATTCTATAAAGAGGACTCATTGGGAAACAAGTCCTTGAAGAGACTAGCCATGCTGACTCCCGGATTCAAATCTCCATTGTATGCACATTTCTTATCGCAGATCTGTGTGACGGTTATTGGTTGTATCTTCATGGGATCTAGCACTGCTTTTAACGCAATCATCACCGCCTGCATCACCTTGCTACTGATGTCATATGCAGTGCCCTCCTTTATATTTGtctttgttgttgataaggaaaaattcatcCACAGGATTGGGAATGACGTAAGTTGCATTAGCAGGCCTAACCGCCGTCGTATGTCTAAGATCCCCCATATTATATGCATTCTATGGGCCTTATTTTGCCTGGTCTTTCTGTCGTTTCCATACACATTGCCCGTTACTGCAGGAAACATGAACTATACATCGGTTGTGTATGCTGTAGTTTTCTGCATCATCACCATTGTCGTCTTTCCTACTTGCCTGTAG
- the BIO4 gene encoding dethiobiotin synthase (similar to Saccharomyces cerevisiae BIO4 (YNR057C)) → MNNQNQHQQPIVFVTGTDTDVGKTFVSTLLVHKWKAAYWKPVQTGIESDQGDSETLKNFKVATSTWRPRIFTPTYALQKPLSPLQAMEYEPEVDIKLLDFVVPEEWGAENPLIVEGAGGVYVPITRKLEITTDLIKHLIETSNHPVYVVVVARSGLGTLNHTLLTWNHLCDNGLRGHLLGAILNGEPNEGNVQALEKFDVDVIAQVAQCATAQDMEVALHGLPSVESLMTQQDDKYVK, encoded by the coding sequence ATGAAcaatcaaaatcaacatCAGCAGCCAATCGTATTCGTCACCGGTACAGATACCGATGTCGGTAAGACCTTTGTATCAACACTGCTGGTACACAAATGGAAAGCTGCATACTGGAAACCCGTGCAGACTGGAATTGAGTCAGATCAAGGTGACTCCgagacattgaaaaattttaaagtaGCCACATCGACTTGGCGACCACGCATATTCACGCCCACTTATGCGTTGCAGAAGCCTCTATCCCCGCTACAGGCCATGGAGTACGAGCCCGAGGTCGACATCAAGCTGTTGGATTTTGTAGTTCCTGAAGAATGGGGCGCAGAGAATCCATTGATCGTAGAAGGAGCCGGTGGGGTCTACGTCCCCATCACTCGTAAATTGGAAATCACTACGGACCTGATTAAACATCTGATTGAGACTAGCAATCATCCAGTGTACGTGGTTGTTGTGGCACGCAGTGGACTTGGGACTCTGAATCATACGTTGCTGACGTGGAATCACCTTTGCGATAATGGTTTAAGAGGCCACCTACTTGGGGCCATTCTCAATGGGGAACCGAATGAAGGCAATGTGCAGGCGCTGGAGAAGTTTGATGTCGACGTTATAGCACAGGTTGCGCAATGCGCTACGGCGCAGGACATGGAAGTGGCGTTGCATGGGCTGCCATCAGTGGAGTCATTGATGACCCAACAAGACGATAAATACGTAAAATAg
- the BIO3 gene encoding adenosylmethionine-8-amino-7-oxononanoate transaminase, producing MSQEISYTPAVTELLDFDRKHIWHPYTSLSSPLNVYPVKSAHGCKLVLDTDSPVDIEVIDAMSSWWCVIHGYNNPELNEALTNQMLKFSHVLLGGFTHKGAVNLVKKLLTVIDEPSLQYCFLADSGSVAVEVALKMALQSNMSDKTTKNGTKFLTIKNGYHGDTFGAMSVCDPENSMHHIYNDRLSKNIFAQAPSIIDGLPTSQNKFENEWNENEVDDLKKQFEMHSHEICAVILEPILQGAGGLRPYHPQFLIEVQKLCNQHNVLFIMDEIATGFGRTGEIFAFKHCQKYQDKLGISASEQIKVVPDIMCVGKGLTSGYMTMSAVVVNDKVASRISSPDSPTGGCFMHGPTFMGNALACSVAEKSMDILLRGEWRQQVSRIENQIYKELYQYIKNPDNGLIGTVVKRVSVVGAVGIVELYKKVDPEWFQKKFISKGVHIRPFNCLCYIMPPYVITTEELTQVNQVLIEVLHEWKAHINQ from the coding sequence ATGTctcaagaaatttcatatACTCCAGCTGTTACGGAGCTCTTAGATTTTGACAGAAAACACATCTGGCATCCTTACACGTCGTTGAGTTCCCCATTAAATGTGTACCCAGTGAAAAGTGCGCATGGGTGCAAGCTTGTTTTGGATACCGACTCCCCAGTGGACATCGAGGTGATCGACGCCATGTCGTCTTGGTGGTGCGTTATTCATGGGTACAACAATCCAGAATTGAATGAGGCTCTCACTAACCAGATGTTGAAGTTTTCTCACGTGCTTCTCGGTGGGTTCACTCACAAGGGAGCTGTGAACCTTGttaaaaaattgttgacAGTGATCGACGAGCCTTCTTTGCAATACTGCTTTCTTGCAGATTCTGGCTCGGTAGCGGTGGAAGTGGCTTTGAAGATGGCCCTACAGTCGAACATGTCAGATAAAACTACAAAAAACGGGACTAAGTTTTTAACAATCAAGAACGGGTATCATGGTGATACATTTGGCGCCATGAGTGTTTGTGATCCGGAGAACTCCATGCATCACATCTACAACGATCGTCTCAGCAAAAACATCTTTGCACAGGCTCCCTCTATCATCGATGGTTTGCCCACCAGTCAGAACAAGTTCGAGAATGAAtggaatgaaaatgaagttgaTGACCTCAAAAAGCAATTCGAAATGCACAGCCATGAAATATGCGCCGTGATTTTGGAACCTATCTTACAAGGTGCGGGCGGATTGAGGCCATATCATCCACAGTTTCTGATTGAAGTTCAAAAACTATGCAACCAGCACAACGTTCTGTTCATCATGGACGAGATTGCCACTGGCTTTGGTAGAACAGGTGAGATCTTCGCCTTCAAGCACTGtcaaaaatatcaggaCAAACTTGGCATCAGCGCTTCCGAACAGATTAAAGTGGTTCCGGACATCATGTGTGTTGGAAAGGGGTTGACTAGTGGGTACATGACCATGAGTGCTGTGGTGGTCAACGACAAAGTGGCCTCCAGAATCTCCTCCCCAGATAGTCCCACTGGTGGCTGTTTCATGCATGGTCCAACCTTCATGGGCAACGCTCTGGCATGCAGTGTTGCAGAGAAGTCTATGGACATACTGCTACGTGGTGAATGGAGACAACAAGTTTCTAGAATCGAAAACCAGATTTACAAAGAATTATACCAGTACATCAAGAACCCTGACAATGGGCTCATCGGGACTGTTGTCAAGCGTGTGTCAGTTGTAGGAGCCGTGGGTATCGTAGAGCTGTACAAGAAGGTAGATCCTGAGTGgttccaaaagaaattcataTCCAAGGGGGTTCATATCAGACCTTTTAACTGTTTATGTTACATCATGCCGCCGTATGTTATCACAACGGAAGAATTAACACAGGTTAACCAAGTCCTGATCGAAGTCCTGCATGAATGGAAAGCCCATATAAACCAATGA
- the MNT4 gene encoding putative alpha-1,3-mannosyltransferase (similar to Saccharomyces cerevisiae MNT4 (YNR059W)): protein MGLRIRKTKRLALLIFTSLLLLVVLFRLFQGYSLFEHFVTPREVNDSEKAHCLSKLLQSEGNRGADWSNEFYEPAVWKSFVSYMNGGRKDARKVSQSLSSLRWYQQCTKETTIDQDVHLLREVESKLFPYMNFAKLSNEDSQAFWPLHTRFDGTTHRGRVLHFSVENNSFIGTSPVGFISGRSFWENWLHSAIQKDSKGLVMSASDALVSDTIRLMRILRLLNNSLPIEIVHKSDLSKSSQQLLIASARESASSNYPPQELWFLDVKSLIKDEYLNRFKRFSNKWLAITFSSFQMPIFLDSDTVPFVPLDGFYRTGEFERTGTLFFKDRSFPLSKLSSQQTKALRQIINNSLGISSNSEQGFESLKNSSKDDTAIGAIDSVIFKQQKHYMDSGLLVIDKQKHFFCLPIAIMLQFSPIQEYFHGDKEWFWLSLLLSNEEFTFHPVEASNVGKLEESSTPESGQICSIQLAHTDVHGNLLWLNGGLSVCKKACWKYDFTKRKGIAAKYKSVNALQKYYQSPVILENVITPEVSKSSWLNRDECAMYTYCTNYKRGEYGTLIKFTDSQKRYYEKFVQLWNEVV from the coding sequence ATGGGTCTACGCATacgaaaaacaaagaggTTAGCACTGTTGATTTTCACATCATTGTTACTTCTTGTTGTTCTATTTAGGCTTTTCCAAGGATATTCTCTTTTCGAGCATTTTGTAACACCCAGAGAGGTTAATGACTCAGAAAAAGCACATTGCCTTTCTAAACTGCTTCAGTCAGAGGGCAATAGAGGAGCAGATTGGTCAAATGAGTTCTACGAACCAGCGGTATGGAAAAGTTTCGTATCCTACATGAATGGAGGTCGCAAAGATGCGAGAAAGGTGTCTCAATCGCTATCCAGTTTGCGTTGGTATCAGCAATGCACCAAAGAAACCACCATCGACCAGGATGTCCATCTTCTCCGCGAAGTAGAGAGCAAGTTGTTCCCATATATGAACTTCGCAAAGTTAAGCAATGAAGACTCGCAGGCTTTCTGGCCGCTTCACACTCGATTTGATGGAACAACGCACCGCGGCCGGGTGTTACACTTCTCTGTCGAAAACAATTCATTCATAGGGACTTCACCCGTTGGGTTCATCTCTGGCCGATCATTTTGGGAGAACTGGTTGCATTCAGCTATCCAAAAAGATTCAAAGGGCTTAGTAATGAGTGCATCTGATGCCCTTGTGAGTGATACAATTCGACTCATGAGAATTTTGCGTCTGTTGAATAATTCACTACCAATTGAGATTGTTCATAAATCTGATTTAAGTAAGAGCTCCCAACAACTTTTGATAGCGTCTGCAAGAGAATCTGCATCTTCGAATTATCCCCCTCAAGAGCTGTGGTTCTTGGACGTAAAGAGTCTGATAAAGGACGAATATTTAAATAGGTTCAAGCGCTTTTCGAATAAATGGCTAGCTATAACCTTTTCCTCATTTCAAAtgccaatttttttggattctGATACCGTTCCTTTCGTTCCATTGGATGGATTTTACCGCACAGGTGAGTTTGAAAGAACTGGGActctctttttcaaagaccGAAGCTTCCCACTGTCCAAGTTGAGCTCGCAGCAGACCAAAGCGTTAAGGCAGATAATCAATAATAGTTTGGGCATATCCTCGAATTCAGAACAAGGTTTTGAGTCTCTGAAAAATAGTTCAAAAGATGACACCGCCATTGGTGCAATAGATAGCGTTATCTTCAAGCAACAAAAGCATTACATGGACAGCGGTCTGCTAGTTATAGACAAACAGaaacactttttttgtttaccaATCGCTATAATGCTACAGTTTTCACCCATTCAAGAATATTTCCACGGAGACAAAGAGTGGTTCTGGCTTAGTTTGCTTCTCTcaaatgaagaattcaCTTTTCATCCAGTCGAGGCCTCAAACGTGGGAAAGTTAGAGGAGTCGAGCACTCCAGAAAGTGGTCAGATCTGTTCTATCCAACTAGCTCATACTGATGTGCATGGTAATCTTTTATGGTTAAATGGTGGCCTCTCTGTCTGTAAAAAGGCTTGTTGGAAGTATGACTTCACCAAACGTAAGGGTATTGCGGCTAAATACAAGAGTGTTAATGCATTACAGAAGTACTATCAGTCGCCTGTGATACTCGAAAACGTGATAACTCCAGAGGTTAGTAAGTCCTCCTGGTTAAATCGCGACGAATGTGCTATGTACACCTACTGTACAAATTACAAGAGGGGAGAATATGGAACACTAATAAAGTTTACAGATTCTCAAAAGAGAtattatgaaaaatttgtgCAGTTGTGGAATGAGGTTGTATGA